Proteins encoded within one genomic window of Vanrija pseudolonga chromosome 3, complete sequence:
- the Dctn5 gene encoding Dynactin subunit 5, with translation MGAFDPVVTFEKGTYIETDTGNKVSRKATILGATNIVLGGKSIIQTRAIIRGDLRRSAPGQHVVVSMGRYCLISEGVVLRPPGKIYKGAFTFYPVRVADYVHIGPDAIVEAASIGHGVEIGARAVVGKFVIIKDLALILPDAVLPDGTVVPSMTIWGGNPARIVGTLPETYQETIEEKCKGYYQRFRSV, from the exons atGGGCGCGTTCGACCCCGTCGTCACCTTTGAGAAGGGCACATACATCGAGACGGACACTGGGA aCAAGGTGTCCCGCAAGGCGACGATACTCGGCGCGACGAATATCGTGTTAGGCGGCAAGAGCATTATCCAGACGC GCGCCATAATCCGCGGCGACCTCCGGCGCTCCGCGCCCGGccaacacgtcgtcgtctcaATGGGCCGGTACTGCCTCATCTCGGAGggcgtcgtcctccgccCGCCAGGCAAGATCTACAAGGGCGCCTTCACGTTCTACCCCGTCCGCGTGGCCGACTATGTGCATATCGGGCCCGACGCGATCGTTGAGGCGGCGAGTATTGGGCATGGGGTTGAGATTGGCGCCAGGGCCGTTGTG GGCAAATTCGTCATCATCAAAgacctcgccctcatcctccccgacgccgtgctcccCGACGGCACAGTCGTCCCCTCCATGACCATCTGGGGCGGCAACCCCGCCCGCATCGTCGGCACCCTGCCAGAGACGTACCAGGAGACGATTGAAGAAAAGTGCAAGGGCTACTACCAGCGCTTCAGGAGTGTCTAG